From a region of the Streptomyces venezuelae genome:
- a CDS encoding winged helix DNA-binding domain-containing protein has product MERRTTDRLLRARAQAIGGEVREESAAAVLDRVLAVQAQDLPAAELGLRVRARGLTQDAVRRATDTERTVVRGWFMRGTLQLVPAADARWLLALFGPVYLALAARRLRELGLDESLCTRSERLIAEAVDGEGPLTRAQLTDRLTTLGVEPKGQSAFHLIRRAALTGRICHGPQREGEATFVLLDDWLPVTGPLPFTGAAAERELARRYRAAFGPSDALDFVHWSGLKATTGKTAWAAVREGAPEPVPTPGAEPDVRLLPAYDNYLVGYRGRDLSVPAAHERRVWPGGGQIRATVLVDGLAVGTWSGGRRGTPVTVEPFPGTEPPSPAVAAGIARESADIARFSS; this is encoded by the coding sequence GTGGAACGACGTACGACCGACCGGCTGCTCAGGGCGCGCGCACAGGCGATCGGGGGCGAGGTCCGGGAGGAATCCGCCGCCGCCGTCCTCGACCGGGTGCTCGCGGTGCAGGCGCAAGACCTGCCCGCGGCGGAACTCGGGCTCCGGGTGCGCGCCCGCGGGCTCACCCAGGACGCGGTGCGCCGGGCCACCGACACCGAACGCACCGTCGTCCGGGGCTGGTTCATGCGCGGCACCCTCCAGCTGGTGCCGGCCGCCGACGCCCGCTGGCTGCTGGCCCTCTTCGGCCCGGTCTACCTCGCGCTCGCCGCCCGGCGGCTGCGCGAACTGGGCCTCGACGAGTCCCTGTGCACGCGCTCGGAACGCCTCATCGCCGAAGCCGTCGACGGGGAGGGGCCCTTGACCCGCGCCCAGCTCACCGACCGGCTCACCACCCTCGGGGTGGAACCGAAGGGGCAGTCCGCCTTCCACCTGATCCGCCGGGCCGCCCTGACCGGCCGCATCTGCCACGGCCCACAGCGGGAGGGCGAGGCCACCTTCGTCCTCCTCGACGACTGGCTGCCCGTCACCGGCCCGCTGCCCTTCACGGGAGCCGCCGCCGAGCGCGAACTGGCGCGCCGCTACCGGGCGGCGTTCGGCCCCTCCGACGCGCTCGACTTCGTCCACTGGTCGGGGCTCAAGGCCACCACGGGCAAGACCGCGTGGGCCGCCGTACGGGAGGGCGCACCCGAGCCGGTGCCCACCCCCGGCGCGGAGCCCGACGTACGCCTGCTGCCGGCCTACGACAACTACCTCGTCGGCTACCGCGGCCGGGACCTCTCCGTGCCCGCCGCACACGAACGCCGGGTGTGGCCCGGCGGCGGCCAGATCCGGGCCACCGTGCTGGTCGACGGCCTGGCCGTCGGCACCTGGTCCGGAGGACGCCGCGGAACTCCGGTCACGGTCGAACCGTTCCCCGGAACAGAGCCCCCGAGCCCCGCCGTGGCCGCCGGAATCGCCCGCGAGAGCGCGGACATCGCACGGTTCTCCAGCTGA
- a CDS encoding MFS transporter, which produces MALGRHSDFNRLWFGQTVSNFGDKISLLALPTLAVVVLDGGALEVGVLGALRFLPFLLLAPIAGLVADRVSRRTVMIVADLGRFLALGTIPLAFALDSVSMTHVYVVAALTGILTTFFEVSYQSWLPQLIGTENLIEGNTKLQISRSVAEAVGAGAGGALIQLLGAARAITADAFTFLVSLVALLVIRHRDTRERTEERKASAKAEMKEGMKTLFGNPVLRGLFTANVVVNLGAAMGDALLIVYAYKVLDLSPGQVGAAFAVMSVFVIVGAVLSEVVSKSLSVGRLLVITAVVLGAGYILVPTGGAVGGFVGLIVVQAVIGFVSPMFDIHVLSLVQGVTPNEQMGRVSGTALSAVYGALSLGYFAGGALGEGIGLTAGLAVAGAVTIVGGLTLLTGPVAKIKEMPAGDNAEEGSPAADEARITA; this is translated from the coding sequence ATGGCACTCGGTCGGCATTCCGATTTCAATCGCCTGTGGTTCGGGCAGACCGTCAGCAACTTCGGCGACAAGATCTCCCTCCTGGCCCTCCCGACCCTCGCGGTCGTAGTGCTGGACGGCGGAGCCCTGGAGGTCGGCGTGCTGGGCGCGCTGCGCTTCCTCCCCTTCCTGCTGCTCGCCCCGATCGCCGGGCTGGTGGCCGACCGGGTCTCGCGGCGCACCGTGATGATCGTCGCCGACCTGGGCCGGTTCCTGGCCCTCGGCACGATTCCGCTCGCGTTCGCTCTCGATTCCGTCAGCATGACCCACGTCTACGTCGTGGCCGCTCTCACCGGTATCCTCACCACCTTCTTCGAGGTCTCGTACCAGTCCTGGCTGCCGCAGCTCATCGGCACCGAGAACCTCATCGAAGGAAATACCAAACTCCAGATCAGCCGGAGCGTCGCGGAAGCGGTCGGGGCCGGGGCCGGCGGCGCCCTGATCCAGCTGCTCGGCGCCGCACGCGCCATCACCGCCGACGCTTTCACCTTCCTCGTCTCGCTCGTCGCCCTCCTCGTGATCCGCCACCGTGACACCCGCGAGCGGACCGAGGAGCGCAAGGCCTCCGCCAAGGCCGAGATGAAGGAGGGCATGAAGACCCTCTTCGGCAACCCCGTCCTGCGCGGCCTGTTCACCGCGAACGTCGTCGTCAACCTCGGTGCCGCCATGGGTGACGCCCTGCTGATCGTCTACGCGTACAAGGTGCTGGACCTCAGCCCCGGCCAGGTCGGTGCCGCCTTCGCCGTCATGTCGGTCTTCGTGATCGTCGGCGCGGTGCTCTCCGAGGTCGTCTCCAAGAGCCTCTCGGTGGGCCGCCTCCTGGTCATCACGGCGGTCGTGCTCGGCGCCGGATACATCCTGGTGCCGACGGGCGGCGCGGTCGGCGGCTTCGTCGGACTGATCGTGGTCCAGGCCGTCATCGGCTTCGTCTCCCCGATGTTCGACATCCACGTCCTCAGCCTCGTCCAGGGTGTCACCCCGAACGAGCAGATGGGCCGGGTCAGCGGCACCGCCCTCTCCGCGGTGTACGGCGCCCTGTCGCTGGGCTACTTCGCCGGCGGCGCGCTCGGCGAGGGCATCGGCCTGACCGCCGGCCTCGCGGTGGCCGGCGCGGTCACCATCGTCGGAGGCCTGACCCTGCTGACCGGGCCGGTGGCCAAGATCAAGGAAATGCCCGCCGGCGACAACGCCGAGGAGGGATCTCCGGCGGCGGACGAGGCCAGGATCACCGCCTGA
- a CDS encoding non-ribosomal peptide synthetase — MTTALVDFNRSDAAFPATGYPQLLAEQAARTPRATALAQGDRSWTYAELEAAANRLAHALIARGAAAGTRVGLCYPRSAEYVIGSLAILKTGAAIVALDPVNPDDRLAAMIADAAPLLVLTPAGLGRRIPQDVPQAEAATAGQDLPDTAPEVVTGPDTVSHLIYTSGSTGTPKAVLERHGALTNLVHWTTRAYGVRPGDRASWMSTPGFAVQIMEWLAYLPAGAAIHIPEAGQAQTPEQIRDWLVGEGITHTMLVAALAEPVWGLDWPADTALRILVTTAERVHSWPPVDTPFRVVMTYGTTETTNVLSCLDLGAGTDFTSQATSDEVRATRQVPVGVPIANLRVHLLDEDGRPVPEGEVGRLHVSGAGVAAGYHGRPELTAARFLPNFLPDDPHPVLYDTGDLARRREDGAVELLGRSDSQVKIRGFRVELGEVETHIARLDGIAEAVVTTQERGPGDKRLIAYVSPAGAAEPDSATVRAEVARTLPYYMVPAAVVVLPSLPRLPNGKVDRRSLPEPPEGRDAVGAGYEAPRNEVEDGLSRLWAEAFRTDGVGIHDNFFELGGHSLLAFQLIDEIRRRYGVELSLSDLSTCPTVAELATLITTERAGGRGSFGGLPAIVPDPAARFEPFPLTESQQALWIGRGGLVELGNVGCHGYFEWESEQLDVARFEGAWRRLVERHDALRTRVLPDGTQQVFEEIPAYGIPVTDLGGLDEQTRTAELAALREKLSHQVLDADAWPLFDVRISLLGGGRARIHLCLDFLVADAWSYFQVLVPDLVTYYVEPGAELAPLELTFRDYVLAVGNSLRDSELYRRSEWYWRDRLATLPPAPALPERPADAPELPVRFERRSHVVAPERWSRIQERAHAREVTPSGVLAAAYAEILGRAAGQARFTVNFPLFNRLPLHPQVNALLADTTTTLLLAVEQTETTFAGRAQAVQRRLWADLEHRYFSGVQVLRELTKLRGSLAPAMPVVMTSLAGHPPQYEETELGAPVYGISQTPQVSLDFQVFEKPDGLTFNWDFLPAVYPDGLIDSMFEEFTALLDALADDEVWERHSPPPGEEGAAPVTTEERDTADAWERYWAGIRRTGRGGDVIWDADSGEEFQWLLDQARRHFRADLPLIDLGCGNGRYSRELAPHHPSVIGVDVSVSAIEHAKREAEGVPNVDYLAIDMTDAEQAAVLGEGPYNIFVRGVFHVLDTEARARLAAVADRLLGDEGTLIVHEPDYSSNSFGYLGFVGGKRGRAEDLVGPLEAAGVRHSHRFTRPELAEAFGADRWELVEDEAIELHAIDPRSDSDALRLPGYYAVLRRRR, encoded by the coding sequence CGGGTATCCGCAGCTCCTCGCCGAGCAGGCCGCCCGCACCCCCCGGGCCACCGCCCTCGCGCAGGGCGACCGCAGCTGGACCTACGCCGAACTGGAGGCCGCCGCCAACCGGCTGGCGCACGCGCTGATCGCCCGCGGAGCCGCGGCCGGCACCCGCGTCGGCCTCTGCTACCCGCGCAGCGCCGAATACGTCATCGGCTCCCTCGCCATTCTCAAGACCGGCGCCGCGATCGTCGCCCTCGACCCGGTCAACCCCGACGACCGGCTCGCCGCGATGATCGCCGACGCCGCCCCGCTGCTCGTCCTCACCCCGGCCGGCCTCGGCCGCCGGATACCGCAGGACGTCCCGCAGGCCGAGGCCGCCACCGCCGGACAGGACCTCCCGGACACCGCGCCCGAGGTCGTCACCGGCCCCGACACCGTCAGCCACCTCATCTACACCTCCGGCTCCACCGGCACCCCCAAGGCCGTCCTGGAGCGGCACGGCGCCCTCACCAACCTGGTCCACTGGACCACGCGCGCCTACGGGGTCCGCCCCGGCGACCGCGCCTCCTGGATGTCCACCCCCGGCTTCGCCGTCCAGATCATGGAGTGGCTCGCGTACCTGCCCGCCGGCGCGGCGATCCACATCCCCGAGGCCGGACAGGCGCAGACCCCCGAGCAGATCCGCGACTGGCTCGTCGGCGAGGGCATCACCCACACCATGCTGGTGGCCGCGCTGGCCGAGCCCGTATGGGGCCTGGACTGGCCCGCGGACACGGCGCTGCGGATCCTGGTCACCACCGCCGAGCGCGTCCACAGCTGGCCGCCCGTCGACACCCCCTTCCGGGTCGTGATGACCTACGGCACCACCGAGACCACCAACGTCCTGTCCTGCCTCGACCTCGGCGCCGGCACCGACTTCACCAGCCAGGCCACCTCCGACGAGGTCCGCGCCACCCGGCAGGTCCCGGTCGGCGTGCCCATCGCCAACCTCCGCGTCCACCTCCTCGACGAGGACGGCCGCCCGGTGCCCGAGGGCGAGGTCGGCCGCCTGCACGTCTCCGGGGCCGGGGTCGCCGCCGGCTACCACGGCCGCCCGGAGCTCACCGCCGCCAGGTTCCTCCCCAACTTCCTGCCCGACGACCCGCACCCGGTGCTCTACGACACCGGCGACCTCGCCCGCCGCCGCGAGGACGGCGCCGTCGAACTCCTCGGCCGCTCCGACTCCCAGGTCAAGATCCGCGGCTTCCGCGTCGAGCTCGGCGAGGTCGAGACGCACATCGCCCGCCTCGACGGCATCGCCGAGGCCGTCGTCACCACCCAGGAACGCGGCCCCGGTGACAAACGGCTCATCGCCTACGTGTCCCCGGCCGGCGCGGCCGAGCCCGACTCGGCCACCGTGCGCGCCGAAGTCGCCCGTACCCTGCCCTACTACATGGTCCCCGCCGCCGTCGTCGTGCTGCCCTCCCTGCCGCGGCTGCCCAACGGCAAGGTCGACCGCCGCAGCCTGCCCGAGCCCCCGGAGGGCCGCGACGCGGTCGGCGCCGGCTACGAGGCCCCCCGCAACGAGGTCGAGGACGGACTCAGCCGTCTGTGGGCCGAGGCCTTCCGCACCGACGGCGTCGGCATCCACGACAACTTCTTCGAGCTGGGCGGGCATTCGCTCCTGGCCTTCCAGCTGATCGACGAGATCCGCCGCCGCTACGGCGTCGAGCTCAGCCTCTCCGACCTCTCCACCTGCCCCACCGTCGCCGAGCTCGCCACCCTGATCACCACCGAACGCGCCGGCGGTCGGGGCTCCTTCGGCGGACTCCCCGCGATCGTCCCGGACCCCGCCGCGCGCTTCGAGCCCTTCCCGCTCACCGAGAGCCAGCAGGCCCTGTGGATCGGCCGCGGCGGGCTCGTGGAACTGGGCAACGTCGGCTGCCACGGCTACTTCGAGTGGGAGAGCGAGCAGCTCGACGTGGCCCGCTTCGAGGGCGCCTGGCGCCGGCTCGTCGAACGCCACGACGCACTGCGCACCCGCGTCCTGCCCGACGGCACCCAGCAGGTCTTCGAGGAGATCCCGGCGTACGGGATCCCCGTCACCGACCTCGGCGGCCTGGACGAGCAGACCCGCACCGCCGAACTGGCCGCCCTGCGCGAGAAGCTGTCCCACCAGGTCCTCGACGCCGACGCCTGGCCGCTGTTCGACGTACGGATCAGTCTGCTCGGCGGCGGCCGGGCCCGCATCCACCTCTGCCTGGACTTCCTCGTCGCCGACGCCTGGAGCTACTTCCAGGTCCTCGTTCCCGACCTGGTCACCTACTACGTGGAACCCGGCGCGGAACTCGCCCCGCTGGAGCTGACCTTCCGCGACTACGTCCTCGCCGTCGGGAACTCGCTGCGCGACAGCGAGCTCTACCGCCGCTCCGAGTGGTACTGGCGCGACCGCCTCGCCACCCTCCCGCCCGCCCCCGCACTGCCCGAGCGCCCGGCCGACGCCCCCGAGCTGCCCGTCCGCTTCGAGCGCCGCAGCCACGTCGTCGCCCCGGAGCGGTGGAGCCGGATCCAGGAACGCGCCCACGCCCGGGAGGTGACCCCGTCCGGGGTGCTGGCCGCCGCCTACGCCGAGATCCTCGGCAGGGCCGCGGGACAGGCCCGGTTCACCGTCAACTTCCCGCTGTTCAACCGCCTTCCGCTGCACCCGCAGGTCAACGCGCTGCTCGCGGACACCACGACCACCCTGCTGCTGGCCGTCGAGCAGACGGAGACCACCTTCGCCGGACGGGCCCAGGCCGTCCAGCGCCGGCTCTGGGCCGACCTGGAACACCGCTACTTCAGCGGGGTACAGGTGCTGCGCGAGCTGACCAAGCTGCGCGGCTCCCTCGCCCCGGCCATGCCCGTGGTGATGACCAGCCTGGCCGGACACCCGCCGCAGTACGAGGAGACCGAGCTGGGCGCCCCGGTCTACGGCATCTCCCAGACCCCGCAGGTCTCCCTCGACTTCCAGGTCTTCGAGAAGCCCGACGGCCTCACCTTCAACTGGGACTTCCTGCCGGCCGTCTACCCGGACGGTCTGATCGACTCGATGTTCGAGGAGTTCACCGCCCTGCTGGACGCCCTCGCCGACGACGAGGTCTGGGAGCGCCACTCCCCGCCGCCCGGCGAGGAGGGTGCCGCCCCCGTCACGACCGAGGAGCGCGACACGGCCGACGCCTGGGAGCGGTACTGGGCCGGGATCCGGCGCACCGGACGCGGCGGCGACGTCATCTGGGACGCCGACAGCGGAGAGGAGTTCCAGTGGCTCCTCGACCAGGCGCGGCGCCACTTCCGCGCCGACCTGCCGCTCATCGACCTCGGCTGCGGCAACGGCCGCTACAGCCGCGAACTCGCCCCGCACCACCCGTCGGTCATCGGCGTCGACGTCTCCGTCAGCGCCATCGAGCACGCCAAGCGCGAGGCGGAGGGCGTGCCGAACGTCGACTACCTGGCGATCGACATGACCGATGCCGAACAGGCCGCGGTGCTGGGGGAGGGGCCCTACAACATCTTCGTCCGCGGCGTCTTCCACGTCCTGGACACCGAGGCCCGGGCCCGGCTCGCCGCGGTCGCCGACCGGCTGCTGGGCGACGAGGGCACACTGATCGTGCACGAGCCCGACTACTCCAGCAACTCCTTCGGCTACCTCGGATTCGTCGGCGGCAAGCGGGGCCGTGCCGAGGACCTGGTCGGCCCGCTGGAGGCAGCCGGCGTCCGGCACTCGCACCGCTTCACCCGGCCGGAACTGGCCGAGGCGTTCGGCGCGGACCGGTGGGAGCTCGTCGAGGACGAGGCGATCGAACTGCACGCGATCGACCCCCGGTCGGACTCCGACGCCCTGCGGCTGCCCGGCTACTACGCGGTGCTGCGCCGCAGGCGCTGA